Proteins encoded within one genomic window of uncultured Sphingopyxis sp.:
- a CDS encoding nitroreductase translates to MTEALHKRRSVRAFTGQPVDPALLKEIFAAAQRAPSGGNLQPWQATLLTGEPWQAMKDAVAARIAMGRAGHEPEYDIYPPALTAPWTERRFGVGEALYASLGIPREDKAGRLARFMDNYRGFGAPVMLFLHCSRIMGPPQWADMGMWLQSVMLLLVEHGLASCPQECWAMYGATVRHALGLDDGQILFTGLAIGYADTDAAVNQWPVPRAPLDEVIDWQGF, encoded by the coding sequence GTGACCGAAGCTCTCCACAAGCGCCGTTCGGTGCGCGCTTTTACCGGCCAGCCGGTCGATCCGGCGCTGCTCAAGGAGATTTTCGCCGCGGCGCAGCGCGCGCCGTCGGGCGGCAATCTCCAGCCGTGGCAGGCGACGCTACTGACCGGCGAACCGTGGCAGGCGATGAAAGACGCTGTCGCCGCGCGGATCGCGATGGGGCGCGCGGGGCACGAGCCCGAATATGACATCTACCCCCCGGCGCTGACCGCACCCTGGACCGAACGCCGCTTCGGGGTCGGCGAGGCGCTCTATGCGTCGCTCGGCATCCCGCGCGAGGACAAGGCTGGGCGGCTCGCTCGGTTCATGGACAATTACCGGGGTTTCGGCGCACCGGTGATGCTTTTCCTCCATTGTTCGCGCATCATGGGGCCTCCGCAATGGGCGGACATGGGCATGTGGCTGCAATCGGTGATGCTGCTGCTCGTCGAGCACGGTCTCGCGAGCTGCCCGCAGGAATGCTGGGCGATGTATGGCGCGACCGTTCGGCACGCGCTCGGGCTGGACGACGGGCAGATTTTGTTCACCGGGCTCGCGATCGGCTATGCCGACACCGATGCGGCGGTGAACCAGTGGCCGGTGCCGCGCGCGCCGCTGGATGAAGTGATTGATTGGCAGGGGTTTTAA
- a CDS encoding septal ring lytic transglycosylase RlpA family protein produces MRALATMVLPLMLVASAAAQDSDAAAIPAVAASAVPIADMETEIDGGMASYYGNELAGNRTANGERFDPGQLTAAHRTLPFGSMVRVTNMSNGDSVIVRINDRGPFAHGRVIDISQAAAREIGMHRSGTARVKLALLADD; encoded by the coding sequence ATGCGGGCTCTTGCAACCATGGTATTGCCGCTGATGCTCGTCGCATCGGCCGCCGCGCAGGATAGCGATGCCGCTGCCATACCCGCCGTCGCGGCAAGCGCGGTCCCCATCGCCGACATGGAAACCGAAATCGACGGGGGCATGGCGAGCTATTATGGCAATGAACTCGCCGGCAACCGCACCGCGAACGGCGAACGCTTCGACCCCGGCCAGCTGACCGCCGCGCACCGCACCCTGCCCTTCGGCAGCATGGTGCGCGTCACCAACATGTCGAACGGCGACAGCGTGATCGTCCGCATCAACGACCGCGGTCCCTTCGCCCACGGCCGCGTGATCGACATCAGCCAGGCGGCGGCGCGCGAGATCGGCATGCACCGCAGCGGCACCGCGCGCGTGAAGCTGGCGCTGCTCGCCGACGACTGA
- a CDS encoding glutaminase, translating into MTLAAAQLGKGRVAGYIPALAKVDPDKLGFALALPDGTIHAAGDADEPFSIQSVSKVFTLALALRRVGSSLWDSVGREPSGSAFNSVVQLESEQGIPRNPLINAGALATTDRLIDGRSGDATVDEIVDFMRARAGDDGVGIDFDVAFSESETGARNRSLAHFMDAFGNLTHPVETVVGVYFRQCAIAMSCRQLARAGLFLAMEGRDPLTGEQLIEAHRARRINAIMMLCGHYDNSGEFAFRVGLPGKSGVGGGILCIAPGQGSIAVWSPALGEAGTSLAGAAALEHFAYAAGWSVFD; encoded by the coding sequence ATGACACTGGCCGCTGCGCAGCTCGGAAAAGGGCGCGTCGCCGGCTATATCCCCGCACTGGCGAAGGTCGATCCGGACAAGCTCGGTTTCGCGCTCGCCCTCCCCGACGGCACCATCCACGCGGCGGGCGACGCCGACGAGCCCTTCTCGATCCAGTCGGTATCGAAGGTCTTCACCCTCGCATTGGCCCTCCGCCGCGTCGGCAGTTCGCTGTGGGACAGCGTCGGCCGCGAACCCTCGGGATCAGCGTTCAACTCGGTCGTCCAGCTCGAAAGCGAGCAGGGCATCCCGCGCAACCCGCTGATCAACGCGGGCGCGCTCGCGACGACGGACCGGCTGATCGACGGGCGCAGCGGCGATGCGACCGTTGATGAGATCGTCGATTTCATGCGCGCCCGCGCGGGCGATGACGGCGTCGGAATCGACTTCGACGTCGCCTTTTCCGAATCCGAAACCGGCGCGCGCAACCGCAGCCTCGCGCATTTCATGGACGCCTTCGGCAATCTGACGCACCCGGTCGAAACCGTCGTCGGCGTCTATTTCCGCCAATGCGCGATCGCCATGTCGTGCCGCCAGCTCGCGCGCGCCGGGCTGTTCCTCGCGATGGAGGGGCGCGACCCGCTGACCGGCGAGCAATTGATCGAAGCACACCGCGCGCGGCGGATCAACGCGATCATGATGCTGTGCGGCCACTATGACAATTCGGGCGAATTCGCCTTCCGTGTCGGCCTGCCGGGCAAGAGCGGGGTCGGCGGCGGCATCCTCTGCATCGCGCCGGGGCAGGGCTCGATCGCGGTCTGGTCGCCCGCGCTGGGCGAGGCGGGAACGTCGCTCGCGGGCGCGGCGGCGCTCGAACATTTCGCCTATGCGGCGGGCTGGTCGGTTTTCGATTAG
- the gyrB gene encoding DNA topoisomerase (ATP-hydrolyzing) subunit B: MTDTPENSAPESASKQPNANAYGADSIKVLKGLDAVRKRPGMYIGDTDDGSGLHHMVFEVSDNAIDEALAGHCDLVLITLNSDGSVSVEDNGRGIPTGIHAEEGISAAEVIMTQLHAGGKFENTSDDNAYKVSGGLHGVGVSVVNALSEWLELTIWRDGEEHWMRFEHGDSVAPLKVNGPAPAGKKGTRVTFMASTETFKNVTEYDFEKLEHRYRELAFLNSGVRIKLVDARHAEHETHDLFYEGGIAAFVRYLDRNKNALLPDPIAISSERDGIGIDVALEWNDSYYENVLCFTNNIPQRDGGTHLAAFRAALTRTLNGYGEKSGMLKKEKVSLTGDDMREGLTAIVSVKLPDPKFSSQTKDKLVSSEVRQPLESLMADRMTEWLEENPAHAKAVIQKVIDAAAAREAAKKARELTRRKGAMDIASLPGKLADCQERDPSKCELFLVEGDSAGGSAKQGRDRHVQAILPLKGKILNVERARFDRIISSKEVGTLIQALGTGIRDEFNVEKLRYHKIVIMTDADVDGAHIRTLLLTFFYRQMPEIIENGHLYIAQPPLYKVAKGRSEVYLKDDTALENYLVDAGIDALLLETAGGARSGADLRSLIDHGRRLRALMRYVPRTLNHGLVEALALTGALDPDLDTAGRHSAAATAAAWLNAAERALTGGAEAIWTVEAVEGGGYTLERRWRGVSDHHAIDAGFLASQEARRMHKLAAEQADTYARPGRLVKATGAAAEVETEIADGEEGEAPAAATGAKANPVTRPSELLDAIFAHSRKGLAISRYKGLGEMNAEQLWETTLDPANRSLLRVEAEQADVAHEIFERLMGDEVEPRRDFIQTNALSVANLDV; this comes from the coding sequence ATGACAGACACGCCCGAAAACAGCGCGCCCGAAAGCGCCTCCAAACAGCCCAACGCAAATGCCTATGGCGCCGATTCGATCAAGGTCCTCAAGGGCCTCGACGCAGTGCGCAAGCGTCCGGGCATGTATATCGGCGATACCGACGACGGGTCGGGCCTGCATCACATGGTGTTTGAAGTTTCGGACAATGCGATCGACGAGGCGCTCGCGGGGCATTGCGACCTCGTCCTGATCACGCTCAACAGCGACGGGTCGGTGAGCGTCGAGGACAATGGCCGCGGCATCCCGACCGGCATCCACGCCGAGGAAGGCATTTCGGCGGCCGAGGTCATCATGACCCAGCTCCACGCGGGCGGGAAGTTCGAGAATACGAGCGACGACAATGCGTACAAGGTGTCGGGCGGCCTGCACGGCGTCGGCGTCTCGGTGGTCAACGCGCTTTCGGAATGGCTCGAACTCACGATCTGGCGCGACGGCGAAGAACATTGGATGCGCTTCGAACATGGCGATTCGGTCGCGCCGCTCAAAGTCAATGGCCCCGCACCCGCGGGCAAGAAGGGCACGCGCGTGACCTTCATGGCTTCGACCGAGACGTTCAAGAATGTCACCGAATATGATTTCGAGAAGCTCGAGCATCGCTATCGCGAGCTCGCCTTCCTCAACTCGGGCGTCCGCATCAAGCTCGTCGACGCGCGCCATGCCGAGCATGAGACGCACGACCTTTTCTACGAAGGCGGGATCGCGGCGTTCGTCAGATATCTCGACCGCAACAAGAATGCGCTGCTTCCCGATCCGATCGCGATCAGCAGCGAGCGCGACGGCATCGGCATCGACGTCGCGCTCGAGTGGAACGACAGCTATTATGAAAATGTCCTCTGCTTCACGAACAATATCCCGCAGCGCGACGGCGGCACCCACCTCGCGGCCTTCCGCGCCGCGCTGACGCGCACCTTGAACGGTTATGGCGAAAAGTCGGGGATGCTGAAGAAGGAAAAGGTCTCGCTGACCGGCGACGACATGCGCGAAGGGCTGACCGCGATCGTCTCGGTCAAGCTGCCCGATCCCAAATTCTCATCGCAGACCAAGGACAAGCTCGTGTCGTCCGAGGTCCGCCAGCCGCTCGAAAGCCTGATGGCCGACCGGATGACCGAATGGCTCGAGGAGAATCCGGCGCACGCGAAGGCGGTGATCCAGAAGGTGATCGACGCCGCCGCGGCGCGCGAAGCCGCGAAAAAGGCGCGCGAGCTGACGCGGCGCAAGGGCGCGATGGACATCGCCTCGCTCCCCGGCAAGCTTGCCGACTGTCAGGAACGCGATCCTTCGAAATGCGAACTTTTCCTCGTCGAGGGTGATTCGGCGGGCGGATCGGCGAAGCAGGGCCGCGACCGGCATGTGCAGGCGATCCTGCCCTTGAAGGGCAAGATTTTGAACGTCGAGCGCGCGCGTTTCGACCGCATCATTTCGTCGAAGGAAGTGGGCACGCTGATCCAGGCGCTCGGCACGGGCATCCGCGACGAGTTCAATGTCGAAAAATTGCGCTATCACAAGATCGTGATCATGACCGACGCCGACGTCGACGGCGCGCATATCCGCACGCTTTTGCTCACCTTCTTCTATCGCCAGATGCCCGAGATCATCGAGAACGGTCATCTCTACATCGCCCAGCCGCCGCTGTATAAAGTCGCGAAGGGGCGGAGCGAAGTCTATCTCAAGGACGACACTGCGCTCGAAAATTACCTTGTCGATGCGGGGATCGATGCGCTGCTGCTCGAAACGGCGGGCGGCGCGCGTTCGGGCGCCGATCTGCGCTCGCTGATCGACCATGGTCGGCGGCTGCGCGCGCTGATGCGCTACGTGCCGCGCACCCTCAACCACGGGCTCGTCGAGGCGCTCGCGCTGACCGGCGCGCTCGACCCCGATCTCGACACCGCGGGCCGCCACAGCGCCGCGGCGACCGCCGCGGCCTGGCTCAACGCGGCCGAGCGGGCGCTGACCGGCGGGGCCGAGGCCATCTGGACCGTCGAAGCGGTCGAGGGCGGCGGCTATACGCTCGAACGCCGCTGGCGCGGGGTCAGCGACCATCATGCGATCGACGCGGGTTTTCTTGCCAGCCAGGAAGCGCGCCGGATGCACAAGCTCGCCGCCGAACAGGCCGACACCTATGCCCGCCCGGGACGATTGGTGAAGGCGACCGGCGCCGCGGCCGAAGTCGAAACCGAGATTGCCGATGGGGAAGAGGGCGAGGCGCCCGCAGCGGCAACGGGCGCCAAGGCCAACCCCGTGACGCGCCCGTCCGAACTGCTCGACGCGATCTTCGCGCACAGCCGCAAGGGGCTCGCGATCAGCCGCTACAAGGGGCTGGGCGAAATGAATGCCGAACAGCTCTGGGAAACCACGCTCGATCCCGCCAACCGCTCGCTGCTGCGTGTCGAGGCCGAACAGGCCGATGTCGCGCACGAAATCTTCGAGCGGCTGATGGGCGACGAGGTCGAGCCGCGGCGCGATTTCATTCAGACCAACGCCTTGTCGGTGGCGAATCTCGACGTCTGA
- a CDS encoding VOC family protein: MADHPRPKGLASAVCYKDAKAAFRWLEEAFGFEPAFVLLDADGNLAHSEMEYGNSSIMIGNEWSDDHRSPANLGGKNTQTVHVQLGRGEDIDAHCERARAAGADIVAAPETQFYGDRTYRARDPEGHIWTFGVTVEEKTAEEWDAEGGFTTKTRLDD, translated from the coding sequence ATGGCCGATCATCCACGACCCAAGGGGCTTGCGAGCGCCGTCTGCTACAAGGATGCGAAGGCGGCGTTCCGCTGGCTCGAGGAGGCGTTCGGGTTCGAGCCCGCCTTCGTGCTGCTCGACGCCGACGGCAATCTCGCGCACAGCGAGATGGAATATGGCAATTCGTCGATCATGATCGGCAATGAATGGTCGGACGACCATCGCAGTCCCGCGAACCTCGGCGGCAAGAACACGCAGACGGTGCATGTCCAGCTGGGCCGCGGCGAAGACATCGACGCGCATTGCGAACGCGCGCGCGCCGCCGGGGCGGACATCGTCGCGGCGCCCGAAACCCAATTCTACGGCGACCGCACCTACCGCGCCAGGGACCCCGAGGGGCATATCTGGACCTTCGGCGTGACGGTCGAGGAAAAGACCGCCGAGGAATGGGATGCCGAGGGCGGCTTCACGACCAAGACGCGGCTCGACGATTGA
- a CDS encoding energy transducer TonB, which produces MAYGDNVDPKNRVVAIVLVGLFTAVLGYGLVNGLNISIVKKIAEKLDVVDVEEPPPPEEPPPPPPPDNKLPPPPPVVTPPSPIPPPVTTNTVQSVPKAPPTPPPPVFTPPAPPPPAPDLSQAGSPRGNPGRWATNDDYPARAMREEREGTTGFRVTYNVEGRVTSCDVTSSSGHADLDAETCKLITRRGRFNPGKDRAGNPTGGTYSNRIRWQIPR; this is translated from the coding sequence ATGGCTTATGGTGATAATGTCGACCCTAAAAACAGGGTAGTGGCGATTGTCTTGGTTGGTCTGTTTACGGCAGTGCTGGGCTATGGCCTAGTCAACGGCTTGAATATCAGCATCGTCAAGAAGATCGCCGAAAAATTGGATGTGGTGGACGTCGAAGAGCCGCCGCCGCCGGAGGAACCGCCGCCGCCGCCGCCGCCGGACAACAAGCTGCCGCCGCCGCCGCCGGTCGTGACGCCGCCGTCGCCGATTCCGCCGCCGGTGACGACCAATACGGTCCAGTCGGTGCCGAAGGCGCCCCCGACTCCGCCGCCGCCCGTCTTCACGCCGCCGGCCCCGCCGCCGCCGGCGCCCGATCTCAGCCAGGCCGGTTCGCCGCGTGGCAATCCGGGCCGCTGGGCGACGAACGACGACTATCCGGCGCGCGCCATGCGTGAAGAACGCGAGGGCACGACGGGTTTCCGCGTGACCTATAATGTCGAGGGACGCGTGACTTCGTGCGACGTCACCTCGTCGAGCGGGCACGCAGACCTGGATGCCGAAACCTGCAAGCTCATCACGCGCCGTGGCCGGTTCAACCCGGGCAAGGACCGTGCGGGCAATCCGACAGGCGGCACCTACAGCAACCGTATCCGTTGGCAGATTCCGCGCTGA
- a CDS encoding metalloregulator ArsR/SmtB family transcription factor: MSAALDRMLGALADPVRRRAIALLGERPRSAGELAGALGLAPPAMSRHLRSLKEGGLVEDGHPAFDARVRIYRLKDGATAELKQWLAETEALWSHQLANFKRHVEGGE; this comes from the coding sequence TTGAGCGCCGCGCTCGACCGGATGCTCGGCGCGCTCGCCGACCCGGTGCGGCGGCGCGCGATCGCGCTGCTGGGCGAGCGGCCGCGCAGCGCCGGCGAGCTGGCGGGCGCGCTCGGCCTCGCGCCGCCCGCGATGAGCCGGCACCTGCGAAGCTTGAAGGAAGGCGGGCTGGTCGAGGACGGGCATCCGGCGTTCGACGCACGCGTGCGCATCTATCGACTGAAGGACGGCGCGACCGCCGAGCTCAAGCAATGGCTCGCCGAGACCGAGGCATTGTGGTCGCACCAGCTGGCGAATTTCAAGCGTCATGTCGAGGGCGGCGAATGA
- a CDS encoding MotA/TolQ/ExbB proton channel family protein — translation MSLMPASMCVKEEGTNPYGLVPALCEGGIVSQVTFLVLLIMFVGTLYILFTKLFEQNKVIGQGKAVDANFWRAPTLADGAAKLEKNSAYRQVVEDGLRANEEHNKLTDPVEAHDWMHGTLERSQNHINSKLNSGLAFLATVGSTAPFVGLFGTVIGILRALVKIGASGQASIDTVAGPVGEALIMTAIGLIVAVPAVLAFNWLQSRNKAIARRLSTFSNDVLGSIMSNGQVKPASLTPAKVAAPAAAPKKA, via the coding sequence ATGAGCCTGATGCCCGCATCGATGTGCGTGAAGGAAGAGGGCACGAACCCTTACGGCCTCGTCCCCGCGCTGTGCGAAGGCGGCATCGTGTCGCAGGTCACCTTCCTCGTCCTGCTGATCATGTTCGTCGGCACGCTCTACATCCTGTTCACCAAGCTGTTCGAGCAGAACAAGGTGATCGGCCAGGGCAAGGCGGTCGACGCCAATTTCTGGCGCGCTCCGACGCTCGCCGACGGCGCGGCGAAGCTCGAAAAGAACAGCGCCTATCGCCAGGTCGTCGAAGACGGTCTGCGCGCCAACGAAGAGCATAACAAGCTGACCGACCCCGTCGAAGCCCACGACTGGATGCACGGCACGCTCGAGCGTTCGCAGAACCACATCAACTCGAAGCTGAACTCGGGCCTCGCCTTCCTCGCGACGGTGGGTTCGACCGCGCCGTTCGTCGGTCTGTTCGGTACCGTTATCGGTATTCTCCGTGCGCTCGTGAAGATCGGCGCGTCGGGCCAGGCCTCGATCGACACCGTCGCCGGTCCGGTCGGTGAAGCGCTCATCATGACCGCCATCGGTCTGATCGTCGCGGTTCCCGCGGTGCTCGCGTTCAACTGGCTGCAGAGCCGCAACAAGGCGATCGCCCGCCGCCTGTCGACCTTCTCGAACGACGTTCTCGGTTCGATCATGTCGAACGGCCAGGTGAAGCCGGCGTCGCTCACTCCGGCGAAGGTCGCTGCTCCGGCGGCGGCGCCGAAGAAGGCCTGA
- the glpX gene encoding class II fructose-bisphosphatase — protein MTDSGSNLDRVLVLEMVRVTEAAAIAAAKLIGRGDEKAADAAAVEAMRTAFNTLYMDGTIVIGEGERDEAPMLYIGEKVGNAPGKGPKIDIAVDPLEGTTITAKAGPNALAVLAIAEEGCLLNAPDVYMDKLAVGAGYSPDIVGFDKSVRENVEAVAREKGCKPEQIIVCVLDRPRHEAIIAELRAIGCGVALIPDGDVAGVIATTNPETNIDIYMGSGGAPEGVLAAAALRCVGGQFKGRLLFRNDDERKRAKKWGIEDLDRVYDLEDLAKGDVIFAATGVTDGSLLRGVKRRRDGVMTTETVVMRASSGTVRWVKGEHRSH, from the coding sequence ATGACGGATAGCGGCAGCAACCTCGACCGGGTGCTCGTGCTCGAAATGGTGCGCGTCACCGAAGCCGCGGCGATCGCCGCCGCGAAGCTGATCGGCCGCGGCGACGAAAAGGCAGCCGACGCCGCCGCGGTCGAAGCGATGCGCACCGCGTTCAACACCCTCTATATGGACGGCACGATCGTCATCGGCGAGGGCGAGCGCGACGAAGCGCCGATGCTCTATATCGGCGAGAAGGTCGGCAATGCGCCGGGCAAGGGCCCCAAGATCGACATCGCGGTCGACCCGCTCGAGGGCACGACGATCACCGCCAAGGCGGGGCCGAACGCGCTCGCGGTGCTCGCGATCGCCGAGGAAGGCTGCCTGCTCAACGCCCCCGACGTCTATATGGACAAGCTCGCGGTCGGCGCCGGCTATTCGCCCGACATCGTCGGTTTCGACAAGAGCGTGCGCGAGAATGTCGAGGCGGTGGCGCGCGAAAAGGGCTGCAAGCCCGAACAGATCATCGTCTGCGTGCTCGACCGTCCGCGTCACGAGGCGATCATCGCCGAACTGCGCGCGATCGGCTGCGGCGTCGCGCTGATCCCCGACGGCGACGTCGCGGGCGTGATCGCGACGACCAATCCCGAAACCAATATCGACATCTATATGGGGTCGGGCGGCGCGCCCGAGGGCGTGCTCGCCGCCGCCGCGCTGCGCTGCGTCGGCGGCCAGTTCAAGGGCCGCCTGCTCTTCCGCAACGACGACGAACGCAAGCGCGCGAAGAAGTGGGGCATCGAGGATCTCGACCGCGTCTACGACCTCGAGGATCTCGCCAAGGGCGACGTGATCTTCGCCGCGACGGGGGTCACCGACGGATCGCTGCTGCGCGGCGTCAAGCGCCGCCGCGACGGCGTGATGACGACCGAAACGGTGGTGATGCGCGCCTCGTCGGGCACCGTGCGCTGGGTCAAGGGCGAGCATCGGTCGCATTGA
- a CDS encoding RDD family protein: MTAAANAKQRAAKTKKIRQFVTPEGVDLELRIASAGLRFGALLVDVVLILLALLLFSLFMLWMGFASQSDITVVVWMLGAFMLRTFWFIGFELGSRAATPGKRLMGIRVVARDGGRLTADAVVARNLIRELEIFLPLMMLGVGASEDMVSGWIMLAGILWALTLSLFLLFNRDRMRMGDLIAGTWVVMARRAKLDADIAAVDAAGDAMAFTDAELAVYGIFELQELERVLRGRDPRAMREVADAIRAKIGRPVAEEDDVFLLSYYRQLKARLERKLLFGKRREDKYASD, translated from the coding sequence ATGACCGCTGCCGCCAACGCGAAACAGCGCGCCGCGAAAACGAAGAAGATCCGCCAGTTCGTGACGCCCGAGGGCGTCGATCTCGAACTCAGGATCGCGAGCGCGGGGCTGCGTTTCGGCGCGCTGCTCGTCGATGTGGTGCTGATCCTGCTCGCGCTGCTTCTCTTTTCGCTGTTCATGCTGTGGATGGGGTTCGCATCGCAATCGGACATTACCGTCGTCGTGTGGATGCTGGGCGCCTTCATGCTGCGCACCTTCTGGTTCATCGGCTTCGAACTCGGCTCGCGCGCCGCGACGCCGGGCAAGCGCCTGATGGGCATCCGCGTCGTTGCACGCGACGGCGGCCGCCTGACCGCCGACGCGGTGGTTGCGCGCAATCTGATCCGCGAGCTCGAAATCTTCCTGCCGCTGATGATGCTCGGCGTCGGCGCGTCGGAGGATATGGTGTCGGGGTGGATCATGCTCGCCGGCATCCTCTGGGCGCTGACGCTCAGCCTCTTCCTGCTGTTCAACCGCGACCGGATGCGGATGGGCGACCTGATCGCGGGGACTTGGGTGGTGATGGCGCGGCGCGCCAAGCTCGACGCCGACATCGCCGCGGTCGATGCGGCGGGGGATGCGATGGCCTTCACCGACGCCGAGCTCGCCGTCTACGGCATTTTCGAGCTGCAGGAACTCGAGCGCGTGCTTCGCGGCCGCGATCCGCGCGCGATGCGCGAGGTCGCCGATGCGATCCGCGCCAAGATCGGGCGGCCGGTCGCCGAAGAGGATGACGTCTTCCTGCTTTCCTACTACCGCCAGTTGAAAGCTCGGCTCGAACGCAAATTGCTGTTCGGCAAGCGGCGAGAGGATAAATATGCCAGCGATTGA
- a CDS encoding SRPBCC domain-containing protein, which yields MSAAVIVALRVAATPGAAFAAFTRDIGIWWRSHPLFQLSRGGDGVLRFDPAGPGGRLVTRFDDGTEWEIGAVRYWLPGERLAFAWRLPSFRDDQTTEVDVRFEAVGGETRVIVEHRGWDAIPQSHVARHGFELLLFQRRLGEFWRGLLKGMGERF from the coding sequence ATGAGCGCGGCGGTGATCGTCGCGCTGCGCGTTGCGGCGACTCCTGGGGCGGCGTTCGCCGCCTTTACACGCGACATCGGAATTTGGTGGCGGAGCCATCCGCTGTTCCAGCTTTCGCGCGGGGGCGACGGCGTGCTGCGCTTCGATCCCGCGGGGCCGGGCGGGCGGCTCGTCACGCGCTTCGACGACGGCACGGAGTGGGAGATCGGCGCGGTGCGCTACTGGCTGCCGGGCGAACGGCTGGCGTTCGCCTGGCGCTTGCCGAGTTTCCGCGACGATCAGACGACCGAAGTCGATGTCCGGTTCGAGGCCGTCGGCGGCGAAACGCGCGTGATCGTCGAGCATCGCGGCTGGGACGCGATCCCGCAAAGCCACGTCGCGCGGCACGGGTTCGAGCTGCTGCTTTTTCAGCGGCGGCTGGGGGAGTTTTGGCGGGGATTGCTGAAGGGGATGGGCGAGCGGTTTTGA